From Brassica rapa cultivar Chiifu-401-42 chromosome A06, CAAS_Brap_v3.01, whole genome shotgun sequence:
TTATACAATGTCCATAGTTTTTGGGTGGGTCTAGTAAAACATATACAAACTCGTTATTGATTTATGGATCTTTAGGTGTATCGCTGATAGTTGTAACTAACAAATACTTTTGGTAATTACTACAATATTTGCCTTGATGTTTTAATTAATTCAAGAATAATCAACTCGatcttttacaaaatttatggTACACTTCAAATCAATTTCAGTGTGTTGGATGATGGTGTCTATGTAATATCGACTTACAAGCTAGTAAAGTCAGAATATATTCTTTAACCAACAGTATTTTGTCAGACTGACACTTTATAATCTTGAAACATGCTTAGTCCACCTCCATCTTTATtgtctctcttgaattttctgaaCTCATAAAACGGTAAGGAGGATTACTGTCTAGCCAATTATTTGTGaatatttacttttgttttgtttatatatatatatatatatatatatatatatatatatatatatatatatatattatccaaAATATAGATACAGCTGATAATGATTTCATGCCAAAACTAAACTATTACATGCAGTAAGATgctaatatatacatatagaaCTTTACTTGTAGTGTTTGACATTTCACATTTACAGCTCTTTTTTACTTGGTTAAAGCCCTATTTGTTTATTTCATTTCTTAAAGTATTGAGTTCATTCGAAAAGAAATAAGACATTTTAATgggtcaaattttttaaaaaaaattataaatgcaaatgcaactcaaaccaaaagaaaatacGTTTGGCCTCGCGTTTGCGAGTATATATCCAAACGTTGATAAAATAAGATTATGTTAACTAATTATTGGTAAACatgtatacaaatatttttgtttgaacaaATCCAATAATGCATAGTGTCACAATACCCACCGACCACCACAATAGCACGTGGCCTAGATTTAAATCTAATACTTTCTAAGACTGATGACTCCCTTATGATTTATGACATGGAAACCGTTTTGTTAATGGCAGATGCACATGTGGGGACACGGCTCACAGTACAGAAAGGGACCAGAGTCCTTAAGAGGAACCCAACCAACAGGAATGCTAAGACTACCATGTTACTGCTGTGCACCAGGCTGCAAGAACAATATTGACCACCCACGAACCAAGCCTCTCAAGGACTTTCGAACCCTCCAAACACATTACAAACGTAAACACGGGTCTAGACCTTTTGCTTGTCGCAGGTGTGGCAAAGCCTTTGCAGTGAAAGGAGATTGGAGAACGCATGAGAAGAATTGTGGTAAGCTTTGGTATTGCTCTTGTGGCTCGGATTTTAAGCACAAGAGGTCTCTTAAGGACCACGTCAAGGCTTTTGGAAATGATCATATTCCTTGTGCGATTGATAACTTTGGGGGAGATCATGAGGACTACTATGAGGCTGCTTCTGATATCCAGCAACAAGATGATTGCAACACAAATGAGTGTTAATTATGTTCTAATATGTTCTGTTTTGCTCTCATGCATTAAATTAATTGTATGCATGGGTTCTTTAGTTTTGTTCTTCGTTTCTTAATTAgttatctttgtttttttaatgcTGTTTCTTAATTGTATGCATGGGGTTCTTTagttttttcttcatttcttaACTATAACCTTTAGTTACGGATATTTTGTTTtgagattttattttctttttcatgaGTAGCTTAATATACATAGcacaatatttttctttaaactaTACATAGCAGAATATTAAAAGACTCGCTGTACCATTTCAATCAAAAGACCAAATTAAGAAAACTCAAGTTCTTAACAACTTATATCTGTCATTTTCAATACAATTGTAAACGAAGTTTAGAtaaatttttagtaattttattttaattattataactaAGCTacgttcagtttttttttcttttctgtttgtGAACATAATTAAGATTTTTACACATTTTAACTCCGAGCGTTTGTTAATCAAAGTTATTGAATCTTATGAATTACAGGAAGGTATTGTTACTTATATAACTTGATTGTTCTTATTTGTGATGGTGAGCAAATGCTGCATTCGATTGCTTGTTTTACATGCTAAACCTAATTTCTGTTATGTATCTGCTTTTCATACGACATGGGATTAAAAGGTTGATGATTTTAGTTTAGAGAAGTTTAAACTTTTGTTGTTCTTAGTGCGACGAAGATGTCCCAGATTTTCCAATGAAGCCTAAGACATGGTTCAATCTTCgcctggcaaaaaaaaaaatcaacttagTTCCTATCAGAACTCAAATCTAGGACTGGCAGGTTTACGCTTTGCCCCAAACCTTTTTTCTTACCACCAAACTACCACTGCTTAGTTCATTCTTCATGTTTTGCACAGTCATAGTCAATATGTCTAGTCAATATGTTGTGAACGATGaaacatacatttttatttgaatagacCATCTTGAAAGGCtttttcatcatatattattatcgTTAAAGACAGCTTAATTCTATTACAAGTCTCTCTAAATCTGCATCAGAGCTTCCTCCTGCTTTGGTCGCAGCTAGTACCATCTGTCCCATCTCCTTAGCCCGACCACGCACATTGCGTCCGCATTCACCCATTGTTTCAGCTACAACCCTACCTAACTCATTCGGGTTCGGCACAGTATCACCCCCTTCACAAACTATAACAGCCACACCCTTATCCTCCACAAGCAACCTTGCATCCACAAACTGATCTGCCCCCATAGGCCAAGCTAAGATCATGGTCCCACTTGCCACCGCTTCCATCACCGAGTTCCATCCACAATGGCTCAAAAACCCGCCAACCGCCACGTGACTCAACACAGCCACCTGAGGAGCCCACCCTCTAAATACCATTCCTCGACCCACGACCCGATCCTCGAACCCATCGGGTATCGGGTCTGTCTTGGCCACCCAAACAAACCTGGTCATGCTCTTTTCAAGAGCAAGAGCCAGGGCATCACATTGGTCTTTAGTCAACACTTTTTGGCTTCCAAAGCAGATGTATAGCACAGATCCATCTAGACATCCATCGAGCCAGCTCATTAGGGCCTTCACGTCTACACTGGAATCAAAATTCCCCTTGCCTAACCCGACTGAAGAGAGCGGTCCAACCCCGAAAACCCGGTTATGACCCGTTTTCAGCTTCACATAATCCATGTACTCCCCTTCCAGACACTGACAAGAATTGAAAACACAACCATAGCTCAAGAAATTCATCATGCTGTCTCTCTGACTTTCGAGATCTTGTAATGAGGGAGACTGCGGGACTAAAGACGGGAGATGTTCTATCTTGAAAACAGGAGAACGAGGAAGATCCGAGAGACAGACCGGCTCAGTTGACTCAAAGAGATGAAGCTTGTCGGAGAAAAAATGGAGTATGGAAGCTAAGAATGCTCCAGAGCTAAAGAAAGCGAAGCGAGGGATACCGAGATCGTTGGTCCATCCAAGAAAGAAGTCAGAGATGATAGCGACCGGAGGATTGGGATGAGAACTTAACCAGTTGACGATAGGCTCACGAAGCTGACGCATAGAAGCCATGATGACAGGGTTTCCCGAAGGACCGATGTCTTTGACGTTTTCAACGCCAGGAGGGAGTGAAGGGCTCTGAGGGAAAGGGAAAGTGACGGCGGCCACGGTGGATGGATGAGCGGTGAGAAGAGGAGAGAGGTAAGGAAGGTTTTTAGGTGTTACGATGATTGAGACAGTGATGTCGCCATGCAGACAGAGTTGATGGGTTAAGTCGAGAAGAGGAAGCAAGTGGCCTTGTGCGGGATATGGAAACACCATTATGTGTTGTTTCAAACTCTTGCCTTCTGTTTCCGATGGCGGTAGCGGCATTACTCTGGTCATTTTGGTTGAGAGATGTAAAATGTTGGGTACGTAATGCATTCATACATTCGATGgcattttatatattatgattttttcaGCACATTATGACATGTTTACAACTATTGTAGATTTTTTTCTGTGTTTGAACGTTATTTATACTATTTCACCAAGTGTAAACTGGAATGTGGACCCAAAAAATCTTAATGTATGTGTATCatctaacctaaatagaaaGAAATCTACATGACAGAGATATAAAATCAAAAGAAGATCATGACATTAGAATATAAAAAATCTTGACATTTCATTTTAGTCATACAATGAGatttaaatttaagaaaatattgtaaatttagtATTGGTTAACAATaggaagtatatatatatatatatatatatgagtttgcaaataaaaaaaatatttaattatatggtTTTATGTATCATGCGTgagaataataattaaaattatcatatatttaaaaatgaaaatttaaaatagtctttaaaattttaaattcaccgtttattagaaaataaaaaaaaaactaaatcaataAGGTAATCATTTTCCCAATTATAGAAAATTAGTttgaaataatgttttttttggtcaagtaatgttattatatattatatttgtgcGTATGTTTTATCATTCTCCAACATGTTATCCTCAATATTTTTCCTATGTTATTCCAGTAATCCCTACAATTTTGTGTTAGTATAACGCTGGTTGGCTTTTAACTTTTCtttgaaataataaaagagTAAGGTAGCTTTTCAGTTTTCAGtcaatttaaagaaataataaaggATTTTATCTGGTTATTACATTGGTAAACCAGGACAAGGTAGCTTGTGTTCATCGAGCCGGGTGTCAAAGTTCATGACTCCACAAGATAATTGAAAATGTATCAAAGCCTGACCTAGTACCTCTACTGAATGACAAGCATAAGCTTTTAAGAAAAATCTTCATATAGCTAAAGTTACAATCTCAATATGATACAGACCCAAAGGAGTAAACATAACCAAACCATAGTGctcataaataatattaaaaaaaaaaaagagaaacacatcaaagcatatatatatatttaagagcACACTTCTCTGCTTGCAAACACAAGATAATATAGAAAGTTTTCACACCACAGATACTGGCAGAGAGAACGGAAGAAGCTAAAGATCAACACACGCTTGAACCAGACACGGACATGAAGAAGGAAACATAGTTTCTGAGTTTCAGATCTTGTCAAGCTTATCTGCCTTCACAACCGGGTTCGCTTTGGCTATAGCTTCTTGCGCAGCAACATGGTAATCGAAAGAGCAGTTATGAACGTCTGCATAGCGGTGCGTACCACAGAAGAGGTCACCACATCGACATTTGAATCCAGTCAAACCAACCCGTTTGTTGCAAGTAGTACATCGGCTGGGCCCTTCCTTTGGTTTTGCTGCAGCTTCTTCTGGTGCTACTACCTCTGCAACAGCTTGTACAGAGACAGCCACAGGCTCGATGGATTTGGTTCCAGCATCAACCAAATCAGCAGTGAAGGTTTCCTTTAGGATGTTGCTGGGTGATCCAGACACTGCAGATGCAAGCTTGGCCCCCTGTTCCTGTTGAAACAAGATAGTCTTGTGGCACTTGGAACACATGTTCATTGTGGCAGCGCTTCCGAAGAAACCGCAGTTGTTGATGCATAGCTTGGGACCCTCGGGTGGGCTTTGGCATCCTGTCTTGTCGTGGTCCATTTCTGCACTTCTAAAAAGTCATCCTCAGCTTCAGTAACATAGAAAGAAGACAGAGTTCTTGACAATTAAAAACCTACTTAACAAACAAGCACAACCATTAACCATAACGAACATATTGCTTTCAATAAAGACTCAACTCTACCAACAAACCTTATGCATGATCTCATAACCTATAACCACGGAGACCTTCCAATGTTTCAAGATCTCAAACACAGGGAAGAAAGAAAGCAGAAACAAGCCTAGAGCTGATCTTCTACTCACACCACAAACAGATCCTACTAAAACCTAAGCTTTACGTGCAGCTAGTTCCAATAAAGCACATGTGATTTTACGGAAATAGAAGTCTAACCGGAATCATTAATAAACAACAGAGAAGCTGAGAACTGTCATCACAAATCACTTCAAGATCCTAAAACATAGCTAACATCACTTCCATCCTTGTTAGAAATGAAATTAGCTTTTCATATCAGCATAAAGCTAAGACGTTAATCACTtcctcaagttttttttttaaagttatatcaTTTCCATCCAACACAACCTTATTCTTGGAAATAAATTGTTAGAAAACAGCCTTTTATATCAGCATAGAAAGAACTTTCATAACAAATCATATAGTATTTTAGAAACCTTACAATAACGCAAACAGAAGGTAAACTCAGCTGTAACCAACCAAACCTTTCTTTACAGAAATGAAATGTTAGAAATGAGCCTTTCATATCAGCATAAAGCTAACATTAACATAAAGCTAAGAGTTTTCATCACAAATCACTTCCAAGTTTATGAAACACAGTTAATATCATTTCCATAGCAACAAATcatataatatttcaaaaaccaTACACAACCCACATAGCTAATCTCAGTTCCATCCAACACTAGCTTTCTTTACGGACATCAAAACTACAAAAAGTTGGAAGCTTTTCGTAGCGATTCAATAAGACAGAACAAAACCCACATGCAAAAATACTACCAGACCAATCAAATCATTAAACTTGATCCCTGTTCTTACAATAGAACCCTAAATCAAATAAGACAAAGCTATTCACCTGTTTGCCCGAGAAGCCTTGATCGATAGATCGTTCGGTCCCTAATCAatgaaaaaaagacaaaaccaaCCACCAATAAGTTGTCAGAGAAACCTCCAAACACACACAAAGGGGTTATCGAAATCGAGACATACAACAGATATAGAATCGAAATAAGAGAGAGGAAAGTTTACCCTAAGAATCTCTCCGAAGAAGATCTTCCGTCTGCTGGAGAGATCCAGCAGAAGTTGAGAGGTTAGAGGAGAGAATAAAGTTCTCTGCTTTTCTGAGTTTCTCTCGtcgataactttttttttttatatatatttttcattcacACCGTCTATTCTAGAGTTTGGTACGACGTGTCCCTATCTTATTGGTTGCTTccgtagatttttttttctctttactcatttcaaaAATTCAATTCATTTTATCTTTTATGAAAAAAGCTTCCATATGTTAAAATAtctacattgtttttttttagctTAATATCTACATTATTAAAGTAATCGAatgataataatataataaattcagttatttgattaatttaaaatatttaaacaaatataacCACTTCAATATACACatgttctttgtttttttttcttgtttttttgagATTctcaataattatttattattagagATGTTCTTAACTCACTTTTTACAAGGGAACAAGAAAAATCATTTCTCAAAAATTCACCACTAATTTGAACtgatataaattttgtattaatactattattttaaattcataaacgtttctgattttttttttttaaatatggtttttatattcGAAAGTTAGcatttaaagaaagatattagatcccattttaatgttattgatatcccctatatattaatagagaaacattaaaaaagttataacatgtagtttgtaataattaaaaaaagtatCATGCTGAGCTGTTATGTAATTGGAATGCTAATTTTTCTTACGTGGCGGCTTGAAAATcaattgataatttttttagtccaaaattaaattaataaaaaatattatattatatagtatgtctATGGCcaattcatttatcaaattgaaattattatatattatttccttaaataaaaacctacggaattacttAATTtgattgaaatatatatatcacaattaatgattttaaataataaaaattttctaacaatctgtatattttctatcatttttgtttaattatttattattaaaataaattacacaattacattaatcatataataaaaatatagatttttttggtatatgttgtattttgaatttttcaaaacgagtataaattactaaaaatattaaaaatctcacataaacttttgtgatcaaggtctaaatttttttctatattaagatacaatgattatgaaatcatatgaatatgtagttttattttaataggtgtttatgttaatatatatatatatatatatatatatgtttcatatcgtttatattaaattatatatcttatgaaaatacatacttataaaCTGAAAACTGCAAACTAATCAATTAGGGAACACTTTGAAACACTAAAataatacctttttttttgtcatcaacttataTAGACTCATACAAATtctgtaaaaaaataatactctttttgttatgttttaattTACCATTTAGAACTTTTCACACAGTTTTAAAAGATTAGCACAATGCCTATTATAGCtttattttacaattaattGACTCCACATCATTATTACGACAGCTTATAGTAGAATGGGTTAGAAGTATATTTTGTCATATTTTACCTAAATTTCTAGAAACGacaaatatatcaaaataaaataaaatttctagaaCGTCAATTAAAAGATAACGAAAAGTAACTATATTACTAGAAATAGTAATAAGGTATACATGATTCAAAGTAGAGGAAATATAAATCTTTAAATAAAACGAGTTACAAGTTTGAGAAACTAGTCAGAAGGGTTAGcttttaaacaaaatttgggCACTTATGAATCTTGTTTTAGTGCCCATAAAACCCTAACCCTTGAGGACTCTGTTAACCGCTGTCTACAAGTTCATCATCTTCGCCGTCATAagtaaaacaaagaaacaaaatccTAAATTCTCTGCTAACCAATAAGAAGACTACAGTCAATCCGGTTACTTGCGAGACAAGGAAATAATATAGCTGTCATCTAGAACCTACCTTGTCTCGCAAACAAAGACAGATAAACCAGCCTTTTATTCATTCCACATTGTGAAAACACCTCCTGGATTTGATCCCTGAACAGACTCTCCAGTAGTCCATCCTCCATACCCTGTGGCTCCACCTGAAGGAGGCATATCATAATCAACTTTAACCGTGGAAAACTCATCCCCAGCAGATGATCCAACGGTCGAGGTTGACCCAATACCGATCCCATTGTTTCCAAGAAACCCTgaagtgttgttgttgttatcatCGGAGACAAAGCCCTGAAGCATTCCAGGGTTGCTCTGAAGATAAGCATTGTAGAGCTGCGAGCTGTGACTAGAAGACTGCAAATAATCGTTGGTTTGTTGTTGGTGAAGATGAAGCTGTGTCTGGATGTAACTATAGGAATCATACTGCGAGATATCATTGTTGTTCTGTAGAGTAAGTAAAGGCTGGTGATGATGAAGATGCTCAAAAGGTTGTTGAATGCTTAGCGGGTAAGGTTGAAGCTGAAGCCTAGAGCTCGAGGGTGCACCATACTGATGGAGGTTTGAGCTCAGTGCTATCATTTCCTCGCGTTTTCTTGATGATTCAAGAGCTTGAGCTTCTTTGAGACGTTTAGCCGCACCACCTCCTATAGGAAGTGTGTTACTCTCTAGGATGGCTTTCACGTCGTAGCGGTTTATCTCAAAGTTTGTAACCGCGTTTAGACCTCGAAACTTTATTGCAGCTATGTCGTATGCTTCTGCTGCTTCTTCCTCCGTGCCTGAGCAAAACAGATTAATATAACCATGACAATATTGTATTCTCAGAATTTTCTACATATATGGATATCTATTGATTGTTATATTGCAATATTAAATTGATCTCTAAATATACTGATATCCATATAATTTGAGAGAGATCGTGATAGTGCGGTTCATATATATAGGAGAAAATTGTATCAAAATTTGGTATAGAgatatatcccttatatattaaaagagaagcattgtaataaatgcattcacgttataatagacacgtgtcagtctcacaatgatttgataataaatatgctaacgcgttcacactataatcataaatgtgttcacactatgtattttgtgttttttaaataaaaaactcacatacatggttccaataaaactctcaatttttcggttcgaataaaaatagataacgaatcaaaaaccaaactatatatatattatttttatatttacggataaagttgagcaaaatattcataaattttgattcgattcgttatccgttttgatttgaacaaaaaaaattggatatatttgaaactctacgaaacaaatcaaatacaaaaatacaatatccaaaaagaagcaaatcacaaataccaatatttttaggaacatatatctaattcgatatgttatatgcatatatatacatatatgtaaataattatatatatgttatatatattatactttatatcatttttaaaatatttttatgaattaaatttattatattaggtactcgaatttaaaaggttatataatgttttatttttgtaataaaatgttattattaaattattttaaaattttattttatttacgaatcaaatcagatattctttaaaattttaaatatttcggatatccgagtcaccgaatatctaggtggtTAAATATCGAATCGACAATAATGCTTTCAAATACCCTGATATTTGATATGTGCCCATTCCTATTTacgaatatatttttattttctttatatgaaaaatgactaatgtcaagatctttttattttaaattaattttaattttatctttcatatattattttgaacaaaaatgtcatttaatattaattaacaatatctttatatatttttcaactatttttatatactttttacataaacatacatgtgcaccttgatgtgagcacctTCTAACTAAGTATTAACCACAactgaaatatctaatttttttgaaagttgaaatattttttcttaatgtttctttcactaccgaccaaattgtagtgaattgatttatcttaataatattcttttctatttcttaaactattatctgtttaaaaactCTAATATGAAACTATTAGTTCGACATAacgactatctaaaattcataatatgaaaataaacaaataataacattttaatcgaataaactaaaatgaatattaatttaaaatcatagttatatttttgaagattaaaaacaaaaaaaaaggtaaaacctaaccaatatccagattaaacaaatttaatgtttttctattaaaaataacgaaactaataatcacatcccgcgcaaggcgcgggttattacctagttcatatattaaaatagtatatacTCACTGAAAGTTCCCAAGTAGAGATCTTTGTTTCCGGCAACTCGGCCGATCCTTGCTTGCCATCTTCCATGTTGATGATGCCTTGTTACTCCGCGATACATCGATGCACCACGCGAGAATCCACTACTTTTCCTGCAATGGATGACGAAAGTTCTTTGATTAGAACACTaccatattcatatatatatatatatattgtattaaaacTATGCAACGTATACATTAAAGAATGAAGTTAAGCCAACCTTCTAATAGCAGCCACAAACTCTTGTCTCGTCATGTGTTTCATCTCCTCAACTTCCTTTTCGTAGTTAGTAACCTAAAATAAGTAAAAGAGTTGGAAATAACAATAGTCTCAACCATTATAATTAACGATTAGAATCATAC
This genomic window contains:
- the LOC103871294 gene encoding zinc finger A20 and AN1 domain-containing stress-associated protein 2 (The RefSeq protein has 2 substitutions compared to this genomic sequence), producing MDHDKTGCQSPPEGPKLCINNCGFFGSAATMNMCSKCHKTILFQQEQGAKLASAVSGSPSNILKETFTAALVDAETKSIEPVAVSVQAVAEVVAPEEAAAKPKEGPSRCTTCNKRVGLTGFKCRCGDLFCGTHRYADVHNCSFDYHVAAQEAIAKANPVVKADKLDKI
- the LOC103871293 gene encoding UDP-glycosyltransferase 89A2; the protein is MHYVPNILHLSTKMTRVMPLPPSETEGKSLKQHIMVFPYPAQGHLLPLLDLTHQLCLHGDITVSIIVTPKNLPYLSPLLTAHPSTVAAVTFPFPQSPSLPPGVENVKDIGPSGNPVIMASMRQLREPIVNWLSSHPNPPVAIISDFFLGWTNDLGIPRFAFFSSGAFLASILHFFSDKLHLFESTEPVCLSDLPRSPVFKIEHLPSLVPQSPSLQDLESQRDSMMNFLSYGCVFNSCQCLEGEYMDYVKLKTGHNRVFGVGPLSSVGLGKGNFDSSVDVKALMSWLDGCLDGSVLYICFGSQKVLTKDQCDALALALEKSMTRFVWVAKTDPIPDGFEDRVVGRGMVFRGWAPQVAVLSHVAVGGFLSHCGWNSVMEAVASGTMILAWPMGADQFVDARLLVEDKGVAVIVCEGGDTVPNPNELGRVVAETMGECGRNVRGRAKEMGQMVLAATKAGGSSDADLERLVIELSCL
- the LOC103871294 gene encoding zinc finger A20 and AN1 domain-containing stress-associated protein 2 isoform X1 encodes the protein MDHDKTGCQSPPEGPKLCINNCGFFGSAATMNMCSKCHKTILFQQEQGAKLASAVSGSPSNILKETFTADLVDAGTKSIEPVAVSVQAVAEVVAPEEAAAKPKEGPSRCTTCNKRVGLTGFKCRCGDLFCGTHRYADVHNCSFDYHVAAQEAIAKANPVVKADKLDKI
- the LOC103871295 gene encoding AP2-like ethylene-responsive transcription factor PLT2, producing MNSNNWLAFPLSPTHSSLPPHIHSSQTSHFNLGLVNDNMDNPFQNQEWNMINPHGGGGEGGGVPKVADFLGVGKSEIHQADHNLVSYNDIHQTNDSDYYFQTNSLLPTVVTCASNTPNNYELQASAHNLQSLTLSMGSTGATAAAAATLKASPDDISTDNSSSTTNTGGGAIVEATPKRTLETFGQRTSIYRGVTRHRWTGRYEAHLWDNSCRREGQSRKGRQVYLGGYDKEEKAARAYDLAALKYWGPSTTTNFPVTNYEKEVEEMKHMTRQEFVAAIRRKSSGFSRGASMYRGVTRHHQHGRWQARIGRVAGNKDLYLGTFSTEEEAAEAYDIAAIKFRGLNAVTNFEINRYDVKAILESNTLPIGGGAAKRLKEAQALESSRKREEMIALSSNLHQYGAPSSSRLQLQPYPLSIQQPFEHLHHHQPLLTLQNNNDISQYDSYSYIQTQLHLHQQQTNDYLQSSSHSSQLYNAYLQSNPGMLQGFVSDDNNNNTSGFLGNNGIGIGSTSTVGSSAGDEFSTVKVDYDMPPSGGATGYGGWTTGESVQGSNPGGVFTMWNE